The following nucleotide sequence is from Nitratidesulfovibrio termitidis HI1.
CCCATCAGCCCGCCCACCATGAACAGGAAGAACGTGTAGAAGCGCCACTGGGTGTGGCTGTGCTCCATGTAGCCCACGGCGTAGAACATGTTCAGACAGCCGATGACCGGCACGATGAGCGCGAAGGCGAAGGAGATGGAATCCAGCCCGCGCCCGAACACCACCACCGCGATGGCCGCAACGGCCAGGATGATGGCGGTGGCCAGGCCCGCCGCCTTGCGGTCGCGCCGCAGCAGGAAGGGCACCACGGCGCCCAGCATGGGGATGAGCACGAAGGGATGCCAGGTCACCGCCAGCATGGGCAGGGCCTGCACATCCAGCTTGCCCGCGCCCGCCAGCATGTCGGCCACGGGGGTGACCAGCGAAAGGCCCAGCTGCGGCAGCACGCCCAGCACCAGGCACAGCGCGGCCAGCACGCCGGTGGCCACGCGCATGGAGGCAGGGGCCTCCTGCACCACGGGGCCGGTGTAGGGCTGGAAGACCAGGGTGCGCACGATGCGCATGTAGTAGACGCACCCGGCAAGGCTGCCCAGCAGCAGCACGGCGGCCAGCGCCGGGTGACCGGCGGCCACCAGCGCCTGCAGCATCAGGTACTTGCCGACAAAGCCGTTGAACGGCGGCAGGCCCATGATGGAGATGAGGCCGACGACCATGCACCCGGCGGTGAACGGCATGACCCGGGCCATGCCCGCAAGGTCCGCCAGCTTCTTGCTGCCCGCGCGCAGGATGAGACCGCCCGCGCAGAGGAACAGCAGGTTCTTCATGATGGCATGGTTCAGCACGTGCAGCAGCGAGCCGGTGGTGGCCAGCCAGGTGCCGATGCCGATGACCATGAATATTTCACCCACCTGCCCCATGGTCGAGTAGGCCAGTAGGCGCTTCAGGTCGTCCTGCTTCAGGGCCATCAGTTCGCCGTAGAGCATGGTGGCCGTGCCCAGCGCGGTGACCAAGAGGCCCATGGAGCTGAAGCCCCCGGCGGATTCGCCAGCCTTCAGCAGTACGGCAGAGCCGAACACCGCCAGCATCAGCCGCACGGTGCCGTACACGCCGGTCTTGGTCAGGATGCCCGACAGCGGGCCGGAGATGGACGAAGGTGCGGCGGGGTGCGCGTCGGGCAGCCAGCCGTGGCCGGGCACCAGGCCCGCCTTGACCGCAAAGCCGACAAAGGCCAGCACCACCGCGCCCTTCACCACGGGGGCGGGCAGGGTGGCGGCAAGACCGGCCAGCGCCGCGAAGTCCAGCGTGCCCGCCTGGGCGGACAGCAGCATGAAGCCGGGCAGCATGGCGCAGGCCCCGGCCACGCACATCACGAAGTACTTCACGGCGGCGTGGAACGCCTTGTCCGTGGCCTCGTGGGCCACCAGGAAGTACGACGAGAAGGTCATCAGTTCCCAGAACACGTAGAAGCCGCCGAAGTCGCGCGCCAGGGCCAGGCCCGTGAGCGAGCCGCACATCAGCAGCAGGAAGAACCAGTAGCCGCCCGCGCGGCGGTCGTGGTGGATGTAGCCCACCGAGTACACCGCCACCACCAGGCCGATGCCCGCGATGATCACGCCGAACAGGCGAGACAGCGGGTCGATGCTGGCATCGGTCCAGGTCAGCGCCACCGAGGCGGCCACAAGGGCAACGCCAGCCAGCGCGCGGGCGCGGCCGGAAGCAAGGCCGATGGCCCACACGGCAAAGGCGCCCGCGTAGGGCACCAGGGCGGCGGGGTGCCAATGTGCGCCGAAGGCGGGCAGGGCGTCGTGCGCAACGCCAAGGGCGTCGGCCACCTGCGCGGTGACGGCGTGTCCGGCCAGCCCGAACGCGGCCAGGAAGACCGCAAAAAGCCCCGCCAGCACGTGGAACGTGAAGGACGGGGCGTGGGGGACGTGGGCGGATTCGCTCCACTGGCCGGATTCAAGACAGATGGCCTGTACCGATAGCACGGTGGCTGCGGCCAGGGCCATGCCCGCGAAGGCCACGGCCACGGCGTAGCCCCAGTGCCCGGCGGCAAAGGCGGCATGCAGGATGAAGGCCCGCCCGTCCGGCACGAGGAACACGGAAAGCCCCATGCCCGCGAACATGGCGAAGCCGAAGAACAGCCCGGTAAGGGGCAGCGCCGCGCGGATGCCGCGCAGGTCGCCCAGCCTGGCCGACCCCGCCGTGCGGGCAAGGCGCGCAAGGGTGAGCAGCGCAAGACACCGCGCTGCCATCTGGTAGATGAATTGGGTGGTTCCCCCGACCAGCCCGGCACCCCCGCCGAGGCCAAGGCCGAGAAGCGTGAGGCCGATGTCGGAAAGGCACATCAGGCCCAGCATGGTGAAGGGGCGTCGGCGTGCCGCTAGGGCCGACACGGCGCCGCCGAGCAGCAGCAGTGCCCCCAGCATGGCCAGGAACGGCAGTTCGGCGACAGGCGGAGCGGTGGTCATGCGAGTCTCCGTCGTTGAGCGTGTATGATGCAAATTGGTTAAACAACCAGTCTGTGGCTCCACCTTATTTTGACTGGAGACTTCTTTCAACCCCCCTGATTGTGAATGAGTGGTACAAAACGGAGCGTGGCAGAGAAAAAAGCGTGTCCATGCCAATGTTTGACCGCGCGACCAGTTTTTTTCGATGCAGGAAAAAAATTTCGAAAGTTGATCGGATCATGCCGCAAGTACAAAAGATTTGCCAAAGAAGACGTCAGACGGCTGATCTAATGCGGCAAAATGTAAGCAGTGCTTTGTGAAATGAGTGGCGAGTTGTAATTGTTTATGTGAGTAAACACTGCTGTGCATGGCTGCATTCGATACCAGTCCGGTTTCATGACGCAATGTCGGGCGTGGCGGAGACGGGTGGCGGGCAACCACGCCGCATCATTGGCGTGACGGCCTGATGTGGCTGCGGCATTGTCCTGCGCTTCGGGCGGAGAGTGGGGGCTGGTGGCCTGGCGCCCTTGTTCCGGCAGGGGGGTGCTCTCCGGTACGGCGGGGGGCCATGTGTTGCGTCGGGTTGGCCAACCGTTGTATCAGGTTGGCGTAGCAGTGCGCCGCATCACGAGGCGCCCAGCAATTTCAGCCCGGCGATGCCGGCCACGATGCACAGGATGCAGCCCAGGCGCGCGGCGGTTGCGGGTTCGCCGAACAGCACGATGCCGAGCAGCGCGGTACCCACCGTGCCCACGCCGGTCCACACCGCATAGGCAGTGCCCAGGGGCAGGTGGCGCAGGGCCACGGCCAGCAGGTACAGGCTGACGGCCATGGCGGTCACGGTGAACGCCGAGGGCACGAGGCGGGTAAACCCCTGGGTATACTTGAGTCCCACGGCCCAACCCACCTCGAACAACCCGGCGGCGAACAGGGCGATCCATGCACCGGATGCGCCGGATGCACCGAATGCACCGGACGGGGTGGACAGGGAGGCGATGAATGACGTGAACCATGTGGACCATGTGGACCATGTGGACCATGTGGACCATGTGAACATGGCGGCTCCTGCGCCGCGCGCGCGGCAGGTTGCGGGCAACAAAAAACCCGGCCGGAGCCGGGCATAAGGACAGCACGCCATGGGGGCGCAGTCCGTGTCATGCGACGCCCCGAACATAGCCATGACGGAGGAAAAGGCAAGCCGGGGCGGCTTGCCGCCACGTGGATGGCGGGGTATTCTGCCGTATGGTTCTATTTTATGTCCATGCGGAGGCAGGCGTATTCCGATGACATACCGGGAGCGCAGGGTGCGCGGGGGTGCGGCGGTGCTGTGCGGCATGGCCTTGTGCGCCATGCTGGCGCTGGCCTGCGTGTTGGCGCCCCGCGTATATGCCGTGAACCAGAGCGGCGTGTGGGGCGCGCGTGAAACTGGCGATGTTTCCCCACAGGCCTCGCTGCCCGAAGAGGGCGGGGCCGGACAGGTCGCTGCGGGTCATGTCCTGACAGGCGAAACGGATGCTCCCGCTGCCGGACAGGCCGCCAGCGCACCCGATGGGCCGGAACTGCGCATCGGGTTCAGCACCTCCTCGCTGCCGTACGTGGATGTTGCCCACAAGGGAGGGCTGGAACCCCTTCTGGTGACGGCTGCCCTGGGCAAGTCCGGCTATCGTGTCGTGCCGGTGTTCCTGCCGCATGCCCGCGCCCTGGATCAGGTGCGCAAGGGCTTGCTGGACGGCTGCGGCCCCGTGGGGCGTCATGCCGACGTGGCCGGGCTGGCCCTGGGGGGCATGTACCTGCAATACCGCAATGTGGCGGTATCGCTGGAGGCCGCCAACCTGGACATCAACACGCTGGGCGATCTGCGGGATTTGCCGGTGACGGCCTTCCACAACGCGCGGGTATTCATGGGGCCGGACTTCGCGGCCATGGCCGATGCCAACCCCCGCTACGAGGAACAGGTGGACCAGCGGGCTCAGGTGGAGGCGTTCTTTCAGCGGCGCGACCGGGTCATCGTGCTGGACGAGCGCATCCTTGCCTTTCATCGTGCCCGACTGGCCGCACGGGGTGTGGGCAAGCCGGTGCGCATCCACCATATCTTTCCGGCGCAAGACCGTTTTTTCGTGTTTCGCGACCCGGCCGTGCGCAATGCCTTCGACGCAGGCTTGCGGCAGTTGCGGGAAAGCGGGGAGTATAGGCGCATGGTGCGCTAGGGGGTGTTTTCTAATTGTCCTTTCGCCCGTTGGCTTACCGACCCGAAGGGCGCGTAGCGTGCCAGTCAGGCGAGCTTGCATGCCTTGCCCCGCCGCAGGCGGCTCTGCGAGCCGAACGGATGGGGAAAGCAGCCGTACGGGCACCGTGCGCAACGTGGTCAACCATCATTACAGGCAGGAGCGCCATGCACTACGACATCGTCTTTCACTTCGATAACGGCCCGACGGAACTGAACATCGCCATCAGCAACGTGCGCAACTACCACAAGGCTCTGGACGGAGTTGCCTTTACCAGCGTGCTGGTAGTCAACGGACCGGGCATCCGGCTGATGGGTGCGGACGATCCGGATTTTGCCGAGCCGCTGCGCGAACTGCGCGCGCTGGGGCTGGACATTCGTGTGTGCGCCAACGCCATGCGCCATTTCGGGCTGGACGAGGCATGGCTGAACCCCGCCTGTACCGTGGTGCCCGCGGGCATCCTGGAACTGGTGGACCTGCAGCGCAAGGGGTTTGCCTACGTGAAGCCGTGATCGGCGCACTTGCGGCATGCTCCGTGCGCCAACGGGGCACAAAGGACTTGGAACAATGACCACGACAGGACAGGGCGCCCCCGGCCAGGGGGCAGAAGTGCCGAACGGCGAGTCGCAGAAACCCGGCGGCCTTCCGGCCACGGGCAGGCTGGTGGACAGCCATCCGCTGCTGGCCCGGCTGACCGGGCAGGTGGTGTGGAATCTGGCGGAAGAGGCGGGCGCGGACGACGACGAATGCGGCCTGTTCATGGACCATTATGCCGCGTGGCGCGGGGCGGCGCTGGCGGTGCTGGAACGGTTGCGCGACGCGCCGGGCGGCGGTTTGCGCCTGGTGGTGGACGACGCGGACCGGGCAGGTGCCTGCCCGGAATGCGTGGCCCTGCACGGCGTGGTGCTTCCGGGCACCCATCCGGACCTTGCGGCGTGGCTGCCGCCGTTCTCCATCGGCTGCCACTGCCGGGCCGAATACGTGGAAGCGGCGGAAATGGCCGTAGCCGGTCCGCACTTGCCTCCGGCGGGGTTGCGGCCACCGGCCCATCGGCTGTGCTGCCCGCGCCGTCCGCTGTCGCTGTTGCTGACCCAGTTGGGCCCGTTGGGCCAGTTGGCGCAGTCGCAGGGGCACGAGGGGTAACACAC
It contains:
- a CDS encoding complex I subunit 5 family protein; translated protein: MTTAPPVAELPFLAMLGALLLLGGAVSALAARRRPFTMLGLMCLSDIGLTLLGLGLGGGAGLVGGTTQFIYQMAARCLALLTLARLARTAGSARLGDLRGIRAALPLTGLFFGFAMFAGMGLSVFLVPDGRAFILHAAFAAGHWGYAVAVAFAGMALAAATVLSVQAICLESGQWSESAHVPHAPSFTFHVLAGLFAVFLAAFGLAGHAVTAQVADALGVAHDALPAFGAHWHPAALVPYAGAFAVWAIGLASGRARALAGVALVAASVALTWTDASIDPLSRLFGVIIAGIGLVVAVYSVGYIHHDRRAGGYWFFLLLMCGSLTGLALARDFGGFYVFWELMTFSSYFLVAHEATDKAFHAAVKYFVMCVAGACAMLPGFMLLSAQAGTLDFAALAGLAATLPAPVVKGAVVLAFVGFAVKAGLVPGHGWLPDAHPAAPSSISGPLSGILTKTGVYGTVRLMLAVFGSAVLLKAGESAGGFSSMGLLVTALGTATMLYGELMALKQDDLKRLLAYSTMGQVGEIFMVIGIGTWLATTGSLLHVLNHAIMKNLLFLCAGGLILRAGSKKLADLAGMARVMPFTAGCMVVGLISIMGLPPFNGFVGKYLMLQALVAAGHPALAAVLLLGSLAGCVYYMRIVRTLVFQPYTGPVVQEAPASMRVATGVLAALCLVLGVLPQLGLSLVTPVADMLAGAGKLDVQALPMLAVTWHPFVLIPMLGAVVPFLLRRDRKAAGLATAIILAVAAIAVVVFGRGLDSISFAFALIVPVIGCLNMFYAVGYMEHSHTQWRFYTFFLFMVGGLMGVAASNDLFGFFTFWEIMSSWSLYFVIVHEENPAALREGFKYFFFNVLGAAFLFLGVVMLSSMAGDPSFGAVRSALPTMPVALAATAVALMAIGFTMKAAQLPFRIDVQMHPATAPTPVSGYISSVLLKSALFGLAKLFFVLGGAGFFTGLAAQWGQPQVMYAIAWVGGITIVMAALLAVMQSDLKLVLIYSTVSQLGYMVVGVALGTPLGMAGGMLHLVNHVLFKDLLFLVAGSLILCTHKHSLDELGGIGQRMPVTLTMFAIGALSVVGVPPTNGFASKWILYHALMAEGEVALALLSLAGSVLTLAYFAKFLHSAFLGRPSPDLAHVQEAPRIMLVPMGILAAGCIITGVFPGLPLLAIDMMGRELGFAGLAVAPWGVASGAGAFNATALAVLLAVAFFGGRTALRGLIGTVRTTDIHTCGVAMKADEARLAPQDIYGAPLALLRQLAQAAMPALKRR
- a CDS encoding substrate-binding periplasmic protein, with translation MTYRERRVRGGAAVLCGMALCAMLALACVLAPRVYAVNQSGVWGARETGDVSPQASLPEEGGAGQVAAGHVLTGETDAPAAGQAASAPDGPELRIGFSTSSLPYVDVAHKGGLEPLLVTAALGKSGYRVVPVFLPHARALDQVRKGLLDGCGPVGRHADVAGLALGGMYLQYRNVAVSLEAANLDINTLGDLRDLPVTAFHNARVFMGPDFAAMADANPRYEEQVDQRAQVEAFFQRRDRVIVLDERILAFHRARLAARGVGKPVRIHHIFPAQDRFFVFRDPAVRNAFDAGLRQLRESGEYRRMVR
- the sugE gene encoding quaternary ammonium compound efflux SMR transporter SugE encodes the protein MFTWSTWSTWSTWSTWFTSFIASLSTPSGAFGASGASGAWIALFAAGLFEVGWAVGLKYTQGFTRLVPSAFTVTAMAVSLYLLAVALRHLPLGTAYAVWTGVGTVGTALLGIVLFGEPATAARLGCILCIVAGIAGLKLLGAS
- a CDS encoding DsrE family protein; this translates as MHYDIVFHFDNGPTELNIAISNVRNYHKALDGVAFTSVLVVNGPGIRLMGADDPDFAEPLRELRALGLDIRVCANAMRHFGLDEAWLNPACTVVPAGILELVDLQRKGFAYVKP